The following proteins come from a genomic window of Ammospiza nelsoni isolate bAmmNel1 chromosome 6, bAmmNel1.pri, whole genome shotgun sequence:
- the LOC132074633 gene encoding inverted formin-2-like isoform X3, whose amino-acid sequence MGPGQTMESLLSSMHCSNHPKTVPRRSVPKVNKCTQVNMDLEEKRSSADLSLSRQSEHSPGSTSPTQKDSSSSPQQSVMPALLPQLPPPPPLPPGGKVPLPPVSTPGMSAPSLPSPQPCSTPGCSHPACGCGEQPQARKTPTLRMKVLHWQKLPCDVVRQSHSIWAVMPSSSKELVEPDYASLELLFSVPSRIPMEKTGPKIKKTKEITFIGPKKSLLLSIFLKQFKCSNEEIAAMIQKGDRSKLDAEILRQLLKLLPEDQEINSLKSYKKEKSQLANADQFYLHLLEVPSYQLRIECMLICEETKILLECLWPKAQAIRTACETILTSHRLPVFCQLILKVGNFLNYGRHTGDAGGFKISALLKLTETKANQNNITLLHHILEEVEKKHRDLLQLPRDLDFVSKAVGIHFDAMQAEAGANLKKLLEIEKHLFLSTDDLKIQHGKSVQVASMLQRTCRRNLPPLKRRRKNLQIIFVKTEKNCLWKMYSAQ is encoded by the exons atgggaCCGGGGCAAACCATGGAGAGCCTGCTATCAAGCATGCACTGctcaaaccaccccaaaacagTGCCTAGAAGATCTGTTCCAAAGGTGAACAAGTGCACTCAGGTTAACATGGACTTGGAAGAGAAGAGGTCCAGTGCAGACCTGAGCCTTTCTAGGCAGTCAGAGCATTCTCCAGGGAGCACATCACCCACCCAGAAAgattcctcttcctccccacaACAGTCTGTcatgccagctctgctgccgCAGCTGCCCCCACCTCCACCCCTCCCTCCTGGGGGCAAGGTGCCTCTTCCCCCTGTTTCCACACCTGGCATGAGTGCCCCATCACTGCCATCTCCTCAGCCATGCAGCACTCCTGGGTGCAGCCATcctgcctgtggctgtggggagcagccccaggctaGGAAGACACCGACACTGAGGATGAAGGTGCTCCACTGGCAGAAGCTGCCCTGTGACGTGGTGAGAC AAAGCCACTCCATATGGGCTGTGATGccaagcagcagcaaggagcttGTGGAACCTGACTATGCAAGCTTGGAGCTCCTTTTCTCCGTCCCATCAAGAATCCCTATGGAGAAAACAGGgccaaaaataaagaaaacaaaagag atCACATTCATAGGTCCAAAGAAAAGCCTCCTTCTGAGTATATTTCTGAAGCAATTTAAATG CTCCAATGAAGAGATTGCTGCCATGATTCAGAAAGGGGACAGATCCAAGCTGGATGCTGAGATACTGAGACAGCTGCTTAAACTGCTGCCTGAAGACCAGGAG ATAAATAGCCTGAAatcttacaaaaaagaaaaatcacagctGGCAAATGCAGATCAGTTTTACCTCCATCTTTTGGAAGTTCCCAG CTACCAGCTGAGGATTGAATGTATGCTGATTTGTGAGGAAACAAAAATTCTTCTGGAGTGTCTGTGGCCAAAAGCACAAGCCATCAGGACAGCCTGTGAAA CAATTCTTACTAGTCACCGACTGCCAGTGTTCTGCCAATTGATTCTTAAAGTTGGAAACTTTCTGAACTAT GGGCGTCACACTGGAGATGCTGGAGGTTTTAAAATTAGTGCCTTGCTCAAActaacagaaacaaaagcaaaccaaaacaacattACTCTGCTTCACCACATTTTGGAG GAGGTtgaaaaaaaacacagagatctcctgcagcttcccagagaTCTTGACTTTGTTTCCAAGGCAGTGGG AATCCACTTTGATGCCATGCAGGCCGAGGCAGGTGCCAATTTGAAGAAACTGCTGGAAATagagaaacatttatttttgtcgACGGatgatttaaaaatacagcatgGAAAATCTGTGCAAGTAG CCTCAATGCTTCAAAGGACCTGCAGAAGGAATTTGCCACCAttgaaaagaagaaggaagaactTGCAGATTATCTTTGTGAAGACCGAAAAAAACTGTCTTTGGAAGATGTATTCAGCACAATGA
- the LOC132074633 gene encoding inverted formin-2-like isoform X2 encodes MGPGQTMESLLSSMHCSNHPKTVPRRSVPKVNKCTQVNMDLEEKRSSADLSLSRQSEHSPGSTSPTQKDSSSSPQQSVMPALLPQLPPPPPLPPGGKVPLPPVSTPGMSAPSLPSPQPCSTPGCSHPACGCGEQPQARKTPTLRMKVLHWQKLPCDVVRQSHSIWAVMPSSSKELVEPDYASLELLFSVPSRIPMEKTGPKIKKTKEITFIGPKKSLLLSIFLKQFKCSNEEIAAMIQKGDRSKLDAEILRQLLKLLPEDQEINSLKSYKKEKSQLANADQFYLHLLEVPSYQLRIECMLICEETKILLECLWPKAQAIRTACETILTSHRLPVFCQLILKVGNFLNYGRHTGDAGGFKISALLKLTETKANQNNITLLHHILEEVEKKHRDLLQLPRDLDFVSKAVGIHFDAMQAEAGANLKKLLEIEKHLFLSTDDLKIQHGKSVQGSLNASKDLQKEFATIEKKKEELADYLCEDRKKLSLEDVFSTMKTFREIFLKTLQENQERKEQAAKSEKRKKWFKGEDAKRLKGEYGKCHTFSN; translated from the exons atgggaCCGGGGCAAACCATGGAGAGCCTGCTATCAAGCATGCACTGctcaaaccaccccaaaacagTGCCTAGAAGATCTGTTCCAAAGGTGAACAAGTGCACTCAGGTTAACATGGACTTGGAAGAGAAGAGGTCCAGTGCAGACCTGAGCCTTTCTAGGCAGTCAGAGCATTCTCCAGGGAGCACATCACCCACCCAGAAAgattcctcttcctccccacaACAGTCTGTcatgccagctctgctgccgCAGCTGCCCCCACCTCCACCCCTCCCTCCTGGGGGCAAGGTGCCTCTTCCCCCTGTTTCCACACCTGGCATGAGTGCCCCATCACTGCCATCTCCTCAGCCATGCAGCACTCCTGGGTGCAGCCATcctgcctgtggctgtggggagcagccccaggctaGGAAGACACCGACACTGAGGATGAAGGTGCTCCACTGGCAGAAGCTGCCCTGTGACGTGGTGAGAC AAAGCCACTCCATATGGGCTGTGATGccaagcagcagcaaggagcttGTGGAACCTGACTATGCAAGCTTGGAGCTCCTTTTCTCCGTCCCATCAAGAATCCCTATGGAGAAAACAGGgccaaaaataaagaaaacaaaagag atCACATTCATAGGTCCAAAGAAAAGCCTCCTTCTGAGTATATTTCTGAAGCAATTTAAATG CTCCAATGAAGAGATTGCTGCCATGATTCAGAAAGGGGACAGATCCAAGCTGGATGCTGAGATACTGAGACAGCTGCTTAAACTGCTGCCTGAAGACCAGGAG ATAAATAGCCTGAAatcttacaaaaaagaaaaatcacagctGGCAAATGCAGATCAGTTTTACCTCCATCTTTTGGAAGTTCCCAG CTACCAGCTGAGGATTGAATGTATGCTGATTTGTGAGGAAACAAAAATTCTTCTGGAGTGTCTGTGGCCAAAAGCACAAGCCATCAGGACAGCCTGTGAAA CAATTCTTACTAGTCACCGACTGCCAGTGTTCTGCCAATTGATTCTTAAAGTTGGAAACTTTCTGAACTAT GGGCGTCACACTGGAGATGCTGGAGGTTTTAAAATTAGTGCCTTGCTCAAActaacagaaacaaaagcaaaccaaaacaacattACTCTGCTTCACCACATTTTGGAG GAGGTtgaaaaaaaacacagagatctcctgcagcttcccagagaTCTTGACTTTGTTTCCAAGGCAGTGGG AATCCACTTTGATGCCATGCAGGCCGAGGCAGGTGCCAATTTGAAGAAACTGCTGGAAATagagaaacatttatttttgtcgACGGatgatttaaaaatacagcatgGAAAATCTGTGCAA GGCAGCCTCAATGCTTCAAAGGACCTGCAGAAGGAATTTGCCACCAttgaaaagaagaaggaagaactTGCAGATTATCTTTGTGAAGACCGAAAAAAACTGTCTTTGGAAGATGTATTCAGCACAATGAAGACATTCAGAGAGATCTTCCTCAAGACCTTACAG GAAAAtcaagaaaggaaggagcaagCTGCAAAAtctgagaaaaggaagaaatggtTTAAAGGAGAAGATGCAAAGAGGCTAAAGGGAGAGTATGGAAAGTGTCATACATttagcaattaa
- the LOC132074633 gene encoding inverted formin-2-like isoform X1: MGPGQTMESLLSSMHCSNHPKTVPRRSVPKVNKCTQVNMDLEEKRSSADLSLSRQSEHSPGSTSPTQKDSSSSPQQSVMPALLPQLPPPPPLPPGGKVPLPPVSTPGMSAPSLPSPQPCSTPGCSHPACGCGEQPQARKTPTLRMKVLHWQKLPCDVVRQSHSIWAVMPSSSKELVEPDYASLELLFSVPSRIPMEKTGPKIKKTKEITFIGPKKSLLLSIFLKQFKCSNEEIAAMIQKGDRSKLDAEILRQLLKLLPEDQEINSLKSYKKEKSQLANADQFYLHLLEVPSYQLRIECMLICEETKILLECLWPKAQAIRTACETILTSHRLPVFCQLILKVGNFLNYGRHTGDAGGFKISALLKLTETKANQNNITLLHHILEEVEKKHRDLLQLPRDLDFVSKAVGIHFDAMQAEAGANLKKLLEIEKHLFLSTDDLKIQHGKSVQVGNGSLNASKDLQKEFATIEKKKEELADYLCEDRKKLSLEDVFSTMKTFREIFLKTLQENQERKEQAAKSEKRKKWFKGEDAKRLKGEYGKCHTFSN; the protein is encoded by the exons atgggaCCGGGGCAAACCATGGAGAGCCTGCTATCAAGCATGCACTGctcaaaccaccccaaaacagTGCCTAGAAGATCTGTTCCAAAGGTGAACAAGTGCACTCAGGTTAACATGGACTTGGAAGAGAAGAGGTCCAGTGCAGACCTGAGCCTTTCTAGGCAGTCAGAGCATTCTCCAGGGAGCACATCACCCACCCAGAAAgattcctcttcctccccacaACAGTCTGTcatgccagctctgctgccgCAGCTGCCCCCACCTCCACCCCTCCCTCCTGGGGGCAAGGTGCCTCTTCCCCCTGTTTCCACACCTGGCATGAGTGCCCCATCACTGCCATCTCCTCAGCCATGCAGCACTCCTGGGTGCAGCCATcctgcctgtggctgtggggagcagccccaggctaGGAAGACACCGACACTGAGGATGAAGGTGCTCCACTGGCAGAAGCTGCCCTGTGACGTGGTGAGAC AAAGCCACTCCATATGGGCTGTGATGccaagcagcagcaaggagcttGTGGAACCTGACTATGCAAGCTTGGAGCTCCTTTTCTCCGTCCCATCAAGAATCCCTATGGAGAAAACAGGgccaaaaataaagaaaacaaaagag atCACATTCATAGGTCCAAAGAAAAGCCTCCTTCTGAGTATATTTCTGAAGCAATTTAAATG CTCCAATGAAGAGATTGCTGCCATGATTCAGAAAGGGGACAGATCCAAGCTGGATGCTGAGATACTGAGACAGCTGCTTAAACTGCTGCCTGAAGACCAGGAG ATAAATAGCCTGAAatcttacaaaaaagaaaaatcacagctGGCAAATGCAGATCAGTTTTACCTCCATCTTTTGGAAGTTCCCAG CTACCAGCTGAGGATTGAATGTATGCTGATTTGTGAGGAAACAAAAATTCTTCTGGAGTGTCTGTGGCCAAAAGCACAAGCCATCAGGACAGCCTGTGAAA CAATTCTTACTAGTCACCGACTGCCAGTGTTCTGCCAATTGATTCTTAAAGTTGGAAACTTTCTGAACTAT GGGCGTCACACTGGAGATGCTGGAGGTTTTAAAATTAGTGCCTTGCTCAAActaacagaaacaaaagcaaaccaaaacaacattACTCTGCTTCACCACATTTTGGAG GAGGTtgaaaaaaaacacagagatctcctgcagcttcccagagaTCTTGACTTTGTTTCCAAGGCAGTGGG AATCCACTTTGATGCCATGCAGGCCGAGGCAGGTGCCAATTTGAAGAAACTGCTGGAAATagagaaacatttatttttgtcgACGGatgatttaaaaatacagcatgGAAAATCTGTGCAAGTAGGTAAT GGCAGCCTCAATGCTTCAAAGGACCTGCAGAAGGAATTTGCCACCAttgaaaagaagaaggaagaactTGCAGATTATCTTTGTGAAGACCGAAAAAAACTGTCTTTGGAAGATGTATTCAGCACAATGAAGACATTCAGAGAGATCTTCCTCAAGACCTTACAG GAAAAtcaagaaaggaaggagcaagCTGCAAAAtctgagaaaaggaagaaatggtTTAAAGGAGAAGATGCAAAGAGGCTAAAGGGAGAGTATGGAAAGTGTCATACATttagcaattaa